In Styela clava chromosome 6, kaStyClav1.hap1.2, whole genome shotgun sequence, the genomic window TGTGATAGATTATGCAACTCACTGTGCTCGGGTCTTTTATTACAGAAGCGGTTAATCCTGCAGCACTGCTTCCCTTTCCAGACGTGTAGACCTGGAATTAAGAAATTTTAAAAGGAGCGAGTAGGGTCGGCTTTAatgcaaatttttatgaattcactGTTTTAGTGCTGTTTTTTTAAGGGGTCGtcttatatgcgaggatattcGTATTTATAATTGGGATCTCCCTCTCCCCTTAATCCTCATTAGTATGTTGGAATAAACCACCTAGCAACAGTCAACAAAATAAAGGCGATTTCATCAAAACAGATGAGCATACAAGTTACAACAAAAATACTGATATCACAATGATTATAACTTACTGCAATAGGTGATACTTGTTCCACAAATTTCAGAAGCTGAGATTTAGCTGTTCCAGGATCTCCTAACATCAATAAGTTTATATCTCCTCTTCTCGTCAATCCATCAGGAAGTCGTTTACGAGATCCACCAAACAGAAGACAAGCTATGGCTTTCTTCATATCtatgatgaaaaaaatgatggttAGAATTTACAACTAGATGGGCCTCTTCAGTTTTGGTTCATTGTAACTATTTTATAATGATTAGAAAACTTAACAAGATTGGTAGTACGATAAAGGATTCAGTATTAAAAACTCAGCGCTCCCatagtatatgcaccaagatggcggacaccagaactcaaataagaaaaattggaataaaattatggtataaccctaacctggtacacatactatgttcaggtgtccgccatcttgttgcacatactacgggattgTTGACTAGAACCCAAATTCAGTACAGGTCAGCAAAATACTTGAGGCCTAATAATGAAAATACTCCAAACACACTCCAAAAAATCATTTAGTACTGGATGTACAAAGCTGACTAAGCTTCCTATTCCTGATACATTTAAAAGTTTTTGCATCACAAGAACAAATAACATTCCTTCTTGTTCTTATTACAAGTGCAAACTTACCATCACTTCCGAAGATTGATGGAGCGATCGACCGACTGATAACATCGTATATGTTGGGATTTTGTGTCAATCGTCTGATATTTTCTTCTTCCTCAGCAGTAAGTGAAGTCCCCATTTTGTGTCCAGTTGCTCCAGCAGTAGCCTCAACACCCAACACTCGAAGATATGGTGTCCTGATACCGACACCAACACCTCTCGCTTTCATGTTTTTCTATGATTGTGAAGAGGTATAAATGGTTGAAAATAAGAGCAGTGAACAAAACAGATTTTGGCTTTTATTGAAAACACTAAAATATATCCTTATTTACCGGTAAGTACATTATTCCAGCTTAAACTGGTCAGATCCGGTTTAATAAGACAATAAGAAACGAATTAATATATACAATCTTTAGCGCTCCGgatgtgtgtgtaccaatatggacgtaactaactttgttcgcctactttacatcaagttatgtaaaggaactgaagccGATGGTCaaagggtatattcacttggctagcacaGTTAGTCCACGAAtccataatagaactaaaataaggaaaatcggaataaaatcatggcctaaccctaacatggtgaCTGGTAGACACACTACTGGAGTACCCAATCTTTAATGACATTGCCAACCATGCAGTACTAATGATCTTATTATAAACTTATTAGTTATTACCAAACCGGGAAGTTATTGGTATTTCTGGGGAATTTGTTACATTgatagttaaaaaaaaacactacacattttgaataaattttattcagacACAAACTTACTGATTTTGATGATACACTTGTAGATGATCCTCGTATGGCATATATTCCAATCACAGTCACTTTATTTCCTGGCACAACTTTGTCACAGAGGTAGCGGTCAATATATAGTTGCAGGTGTCTTGGCATTTCACCctgtaaaaatatgttttacaaaaaattgcattcTAATTTAACCGGATGCCTAAATTATTGCCTATTTCACAATTACCTAGTTTTTTAGGGTTGTGAAAAAAAAGAGTCGAGACACACTAGCTGTTAATATCATGTTCATTTAACCCAGTCCAGTGTGAGTCAGATTAATTCGAAAATAACGAAGTGGTTTTAGAAATTACTTTGCACTCTCGATTGCATGTCCATGAGTAACTCAAAATTATGATACTGAGATGTTGAGTGGAGCAACTGTATGtactgcatatatataataaaaattttatcccataaaatttcagaaattggATATAAATCAACAGATAAATCTGATTAaagaatcaaaatttgattAACTTCCTACGAAATGATTGATTATAACTGTAATCAAATACTTGTGGTTCGCCGGAATAGCCTTAATAGGTAAACATATAATCAGGCCTACTGTAGTCTTTAGTTTGACCTGTTACAGGCAATGAAAAAACACTATTCTTGGCAGACTGCTGTTGAAGAAATAGGTGGTGATGGTGGAACAAATAAATGtgtagaaaatataataatcaaatATGTATCTTGTAGACTATCTGCTTTAGCTTATTCACCTGTGGTACGGCATCTGGTGCTTCTTGAAGCTTCAAGGTTTGAAAATCAACACATTCACATTTCTCAGGAACAATGAAAAATGGATCGAGTGGACAGGGTTCTCTTCCTTGTGCCTCGctgatgtaaaaaaattgaaaatgagttACTAACTACTGAAATTTAATGAATAAAGTATGAACTAGTTCTAAGttaattttctttcaattcgTTCAGACTTTGAGATATGAGAACTTAGACTCCCAACTTTGGAAAGTGTAGAATAGGATGCCATCCCAGTCCAATGTTAGAAGAATGATGAGCAATCAAACATTGACGCCAAAGCATAGCTTTTGTATCACAGGGTAATACCGAATGGCATATATATAGCATCAAAAAGAAAAATGCAATAACTAAAATATTCACTGACGTTACGCATTTTCTTGGTAAACTATATCCTTCAAAACCAGGTTTCACTATAACATCATTTATTGTGGCTCGACATGATCGACATTGGAGGCCAAGTTTAATCGCTTTTGCTCGAATAGCTGTCGCTGAAACAATGATTCCTGGGACTTTGACAAGCTTTGACATCTGGTCAGCCTGCAAAGATATGACAAAGTGTTGTCAAAATACAGCTAATATTATATACAGTTTCAATCGATTGAAAACATGATAGACAGAGCAAATATTGTCATACTTTTCAAGTAGTGGAAAACATACTGAGAAGAACAATAAGTGAATAATGACATTTAATGAAGATGATTAAATAAAtctattgaatttaaaatttattaagaGTCTAGTTTGAACCCATAGTTTTGTTCATATCTTTGACATAACTCttaaaaaagttttataaatattcaaaaaggcTGTTGATATGAGTTCATGCTGAGTAAACCTCAATATTTCAATACCTTCAAGCTTCGAACAGAAGTTGGAATTGCCGTTGATTGTAGAAGTACTTGTACCGCATGAACAACTTCTTCCCCCTCTGGTCGTGGTCGAGTGACTTCATCAGCAATTTCCTTTGCAGCTTGTTCAAACTAAATAAGGTGAACACACACAGTGATATATATGAGAAAAAATATAGTATTCTAAATTTGATATCAACTACAATTgacagaataaaaataataagcaAAATTGCTGCATTAAACTTAAGTCTCATATTCTTGTTACCTCCAGCCATTCAAGAGAAAGACAAAGTTTAAATATTCTCAGCTTTATTAAAGATGTCCAAAGTTTAAAGAAACCTATAATGATGCTTTTTCACTTTAGCTAGTATGATAATGTGAATAtgtgaaaaaattggaaatattaaTAATTGAGTCAAGATTGAAATCAAAATTCGATTCTCAATGAACACAGTATTAATGTAggctatattatatataaacgCCCCATCTCAGTCATGTGTCTTTAAAAATTTACTATTGCTTGACAATGAGCAGTGATAAACAATTAAGTGTTTTCATATGTATTTGGGCCACCGTTATTTAAAAAGGTACTTTTCTGGAAGGAGGAAACTTTTCCCAGTTTGGCATCGCATGCTGAATTTATTACACCAGGTGAGATGATAGCCAtcagtttcatattttttttatatctttaaTTTGCCAAATTGAAATAGTTAAGTAAATCTTTTATACCAAAGGATGATATTCGACGGGTTGTTTCATCAAACAATCTGCTAAGTCATCATCATAAGACGCCAAGTGACCAAGATCAACTTCGACCCAATATTCTCCAAGATTGTAATTTCTTTTTAGTTGATCTCTGAAACAAATAAAGATTTGAATCCGACTGTGGCAGAAATTAGGACATACAACCGTATTAATCACTAATTGACATGATAAATGACTGGGAATTTGTTATTTCAGTATAActtaattgatttttttcatttgatcaaATCTGCAAATGTAAAATAGATCCATGCCTATATCCAAATagctattttcatttatcattcAGTCATTACTGCATTACTGCATTAGGATAAGATTTAGTTAGAGGATGGGACATACATTTATTCTGGCTGTTATAAATACCCAATTCACCCATCTACTCATACCTGCATACAGCTACGAGTCTTAATTACAAATGTTAGAATGTtagcaaaattttttatattacgGTGTCGGTAATGCTACAATGACTAAGCTTTCAAATGTAAATGCAGAAATGGCAGGTTTACAATGCAGTATCAGAGTGTTAACAATTAGTACTTGTTCAATGTTTACATAACAAATACAATACCGGTATTGCAATTgcacaaacagacagacagaaaagTGATAAAGCAAAAAATCTTTAAGATTGAGGCATTCAAGCatttggataggatttacatatttatcataaCTTATGTCTGTATGAAATACCGTAATAACCAGAATAACATATTCAGATATTCTAGTAACCCCATCAAAAAGGTAAATGTTCATCATAATACCTGTAAGCATAGGTGACTCCGCCTTCAATTGTAACATGAAATTCTCTCAAGAAATCCctcaatttcttttttatcaGCGTTCTCTGAACATGTCTGTTATCAGTTTGATCCTCAGATTGACCTCCAAAATTATCGCTGAAGAAAACTCCAGGATCATCGAAACCAGTCATAGAAGCCATAACCAAGACGATAATATAATGCTCTATAAGTATaccaaatgaaaaacaaaatacaaacgCCCTACGAAACAACACAACAAACAATCAATCCTCTAGCTGTCTTGGCTCTGAACAACTGAGGCCTTGATTTTTCGCGGGGTTGATGTCACGTGTTTAGCGTACCGCGAGAGCTACATGCGTGAAGACAGAGCCGTCGCCATTTAATTTCACTTCGTCATATAATATTTCTGCACCTTCTATAAAATGGTAAAAGTAGATTGCCAGTTAATTTTTGTTCTGTTAATTCATTGGACCATTCCTTCTTgtgaatatattataattaactgttaataaagacacatattttcaaatacgTCGTGATTGTAGGGAAAAAAAAGCAAATATGACGTCAGTTTCAAAGTTTAGTAACATCTGTAGCAAGGAGCGATCGACGATATACCCTCTCGTAAAAGCTCATGAAAGCACCTATAGGTCATGAAACGTGAAATTTTCTGCAGCTCCCCTTCTCAGTATTTTTCATCATTAGATACATAACGTATTTTTtcctgtttcatttatttttaagttAAAATTCATGatgatattgtatattattgCACCATATTGTTGGTGATAGCAACACAGCAATGTCATCTCTGATGCAACTCACGATCGTAGCTAGCGTTTACCACATATCGTTATATTTCGAAAAGCTCGTTCAAAATAGCAAAGTTAGctgtgagtgaaaatttaactAGGCCAGCGAATTTCAGATAGGTAACGGCCAACGCGGAAAATTGGTACCCACGAATCACGATTAAATGTTGCTTTTCGTTCCTTACATCACATATTGATTTTATACGATTTCTTTTTTTGTCGAACGAAATCATTTCAACTTTTTCTTATACGTTATACATTGTCTCTTTATGCTTCTTGTTTATAAAAACAATCTGTCTCGTCTGAGCATGGATTCATATACCGTTAGCTAACATTTCAGTTTATGTTATAGGTTCAGTGGGTTACGTGTTTAGGGGCCACGAACCGTTTCTGTCCTTAGATAGCTTTCGTTATTAAATACTTTCATTAACAGAATAAAATTGGGGCTTTAATTTCTTAAAAAGAATTTCTTTGTTTTTTGTGTGAAAAGCACAAAATTTCCGTGGATTGTTTTTTGAGTGTATTTACCAATTAGCCAGGTCAATTAAAGATTTGTGTACAGCTAAATCCTTTGAACGTGTTTTGTGAAAAAGCTCAAAACATCATTGTAATTGTCTTTCCCCACtcgaaaaacaaattaacagaATATAACAATGTACATATTGAACGAGTGCAAATGACACCCCTTTTAGACAGTAAGTGGACTGTTATGACAACGagtttatcattattattatttcatggAGTAACACCCAACCGCGATTAGATTATTTAACGGTCAAGTTCCATTCATTTGATATGACAACATACTCTATTGAGTGCACATGAATAAGCATATCAGCATTGAGGATTATTGTTACGCCCCCATGTAACGGTGCGCTAAACTTCTATGTAAAACACTCATCCTCTCACGCTATCTAGGCCTCATTAAAGGGAATCTTAAGCCACTTCATTTTTTGTCGTTGTTCTGAAGAGTGTGCTATATCATTTGTCCATCGacgaaatattttttgtgattgTGATTTAGGAAGAAAATAAAGTTGCCATAATTTggctataaataaaaaaaatcatgtctgGATTTGCGAAGCTGCTTGCAGTGATTCTGATGTGCGGTACATTCATATCAGGTATATATAGCTCTAATTACTTTTTTACTTCAAATCCTTCTTGTTCTCTCATGCTCCTTCTCCCCTCCCCGCCCTTACCCTGCTGTTTTATTGTTTACTGTTACAATGTATATTTTATACCTCACCCgggttttattttttaacagCAAATGACATTGATCCAATGTTGATCGAACCTCCTAAAGTATCATACGAAGGTAGgcagaataaaaataataaatttgaataaactaaTAGTTTAATGTGATATCATGTAATTATTATCTTTATTAACTAgtatcatttgaaattttttaactaCATAATGAATACAATGGTTACACAATTTCCAATCAGTATACATCACCTTTCCCCAACATTTCGATATGTATATGCATAATATATATGTGACCGCAATGACCCAGTAGTGCCCAAATATGTGTAATAATATATATCTCACAATCACAAATTAACAATTTCTGTTCTGAGCCATGATCAGTATCttgtttaaacttttttcgAGACTTCAAACATAGTGCGAAAACATAGGTTTCGGTCAGTGATGGGAATTCGAAATTTAGAACAGTTTCTTTTTTGTATCGAGCTCACTGTAAACAGGTAATTTCAGAAAATCATTCCGAACCTACGGTTCTAATAACAAATCTAGTTCGCTGATAATCACGACATTCTAAGAATTAATATTTTGGTTGTACCAAACTTCAGaacctataaaaaaaattcgtagCCATAGATTGCAAAAAGTATGCtatatttatttgctatgtATTATTTTCACTGTTTACTTTTGCGTAACTAATTAACATTGATTATTGTTTCATATTTACTCGGATATTTAGATATGCTAAAAGCAGCAGCCAAGTTCAATTCCTTTGAGTTTGACGGAGGTGTGGAAATTCTAGGCTACCCATCAGAGAACATCAACATGGGAGGGTTTTACGGAACATCTCAATACAACGTCGCGATGTTTCGTGGAATAAAATACGCTACGGCAGAAAGATTTGAGAAACCAACTATGCTGGACAAAATAGATGGATTAGATGTGACGGCCTATGCGACTGGTCCTTCATGTCCTCAACCCTCTGCAGGTTCGATTTTTCTCATTTAAAACAAGTTCAACATTGAACAATCATTCACATTGTTCAGAATAAAACTTTGAATATCCAATTGATATTGTTTTTGTGCGCCTTCTTCGCACTCATTAATAtataccaatatatatatatatatatattatataatctCAAGAAGTTTATAAAGAGTTTCATAAATCTTCATAGCTTTCAAGAAGCCGCATTTGACGTCAGATTCTTGCACGATAGAAatgaaatatctgaatctaaatcatatatatataattatagcTTTAACACCCATATTAAATTTTCAGGGTGTCCGACCCACTTATATCACATGTAAATGTAGCCTACTCATTTTGTAAACTCCAATGGAGGgaataaaactattatttatCGTTGATTCAATtcagcaataaaaaaaaaatttgcgtaACCTCGCATAAATTTGATATCTTTTATAGATTTCGACTCCAGCATGGCCACAATAAGTAAATGATTGCATCGTGTAAACTCAATTGCAGAATTTATTGCAATATGAGCCAATTTCAATTTCGAATGTTTAAAGACAAACAAGGGATTCCGCGCATTTATGGTAGCCTACTTATCTCAAGCGACATCGTCGCCTTCTGATAATGTCTCACTTCAATGAGTACAAATCAGCCGGATGGGCAAGATTTACTAATTCGGCACACCCTAATCTTAATACGTTggaaaaataactttaaaatcGTCTGTTATGGATCTCTGAATTTCAATAACTTACCTTTgagttcaaataaaaatgaaatctgTGCTTCTCAAGTTACGGCAGGCGGTTACAAATTaccagaatatatatatatatacatatagtaCCGAAGAGTAGAGTACCGAATCATACATATATAATGGTTATAAATATGATCGAGCCTTATTGTTCGAGCcttatatttattgaaatagcTTATTTATAGTATAATATAATGTTCGAAAACAAGCGCTTTCTGTGTATAAGTATTGAATAGgactgggaatggttaaccggttaaccgatttcagatggctaacggttattttttattttaaccgttaactgacatctcaggtacaaaccATCTTCATACCGCACAATatcgtcaaatatgattacgtcatcgcaaatttatctcttgcggcgtttaattcaaaaaaatattactaactgtgtgggtaaggaatcaataaatgtgaaaaataatggaagcaccagtggcggcgcgtggtcattttgacaaccggggcaagctactgcgggaccaagtcacccccatctacggggacaggatgagcgctgtaagttctcccatcattttatgagtataaaaaccattccatcggtaacaaccaatcggcaaaagcgacaatttttaacgataagtgtctttaaaaccggtccaagtcaagggattaataaatatagacatagtttattttgaaacctctttcaaaaggaaaggcaatatttacccagataaatacaatgacatattaacagaaacttcgggaaagcagacaaaacctaaaataaggtttaaaacgttactatgaagaaaggaaagctaatgcaaagataaggacatgcgtcgctcactcatagatatatatgctgctagacttctactgcttgaacatatatgcaacacgccgcggtttcttggaagcaaaatgctcaataacgcgctgattaaagtcatgcatcccagaaataacgtctctgtgaatggataaaacagccaaggaatttaatctatcttgcttcattgtgtttctgagatacgttttaatacgcttcagcgtgctgaatgttcgctctgcgtcggcggaagaaataggcgtcgttaaaatgatgtccagaaattttgcagacgccgcaaaggtagttactagagtgttatctatgaggaacccatagagcgcgcaagttgatgtgatgttcaaaaaagtttgattggtgtatatacatcgcaattcattttccaatttacccacgtttatcatggggaaaaatttggagacagtagccaacaaatggatgggaaattgacgtgcaaattttgaaacatttttggggttcatcaaagagaacgcggcaaggtgttcagtgcgcagacgatcgcctatttgattcaccagaatgtcacagcattcctttgcagacaaaatcaaacgctgcgttgtttgcccgcggcgtaaagaagcactccatgtgtcgtcgtattttattgtttcccggatacgagatacagcatcgcagaagtctgaaatacacgactgcacagacgctccctccattagccttgactgcaatgcgccgtataatacatccacgtgatagaatattgtgaggaaaaaagcgagaaaaaatgaaaactgacCATCTTCTAgcacataggttctcaaagtgctccgtacggagccccagggctccgcgagagaaacccaggggctccgcgagctattcgattacttttcaaaatactgactaattttgtaattgttcaAAGAAgaaataacagctttgataaaatctaacaacaatatagcctcgaaatatggcaaagagacggaattaaaaaatgacattatctataagcaggagcgcagccaggattcttaagagagAGGTGGTTCAATTTCTGCGCAACATTCGCGATTAAAAAACGGATGaagagatttctgttgcgtaaaatattcaatccatgaccgatgcgagcatttaaagtgtctcattgttataatgtaattgtgctcatcttTATTCAcctttgattcgagattactattaggattactaaaatgaaagaatactattctaataacataaaatatgtgataaactgccaactataaataaattggagtcgtatatttgcgatcttgggatttgtcaaacttgatttgttcttccGTACTTGAGATTattattaagcaagatatcgccgtttaaaaaatcacaatgtctgggcaaaatacgaacaaatgaaatttattttattgcattcggctacgttggtagtttcagaatgaaaaaagatacatcgcggatcgcgcgcacaattgattgcgtgcggctccgtcggcAGTTTCAAAATGGgtaaaaaaggtacatcgcacGCACAATTGACGCACGCACAAATgacgatttcgcagttactacgatgaaaatcTAACATAACagcaaattttgtgatttactatgtctataaaagcgttttcaatctgaggtgagtctgctgaaaccaaacgtgtgaactttcattttaagttttaatattttggaatgccgcttttcaatcgagaaatttgagttgcggatctACCTcttcattaattattattttcagcagttcgtcgccgatgactataaaatggtaacatatttttcacattgaactcataattccccacgagaacaaaaaagcaatgaacgtcgtcattgtgtaacaatacatgtatatatatgccgAGGGCA contains:
- the LOC120331617 gene encoding DNA replication licensing factor mcm5-A-like; translated protein: MASMTGFDDPGVFFSDNFGGQSEDQTDNRHVQRTLIKKKLRDFLREFHVTIEGGVTYAYRDQLKRNYNLGEYWVEVDLGHLASYDDDLADCLMKQPVEYHPLFEQAAKEIADEVTRPRPEGEEVVHAVQVLLQSTAIPTSVRSLKADQMSKLVKVPGIIVSATAIRAKAIKLGLQCRSCRATINDVIVKPGFEGYSLPRKCVTEAQGREPCPLDPFFIVPEKCECVDFQTLKLQEAPDAVPQGEMPRHLQLYIDRYLCDKVVPGNKVTVIGIYAIRGSSTSVSSKSKNMKARGVGVGIRTPYLRVLGVEATAGATGHKMGTSLTAEEEENIRRLTQNPNIYDVISRSIAPSIFGSDDMKKAIACLLFGGSRKRLPDGLTRRGDINLLMLGDPGTAKSQLLKFVEQVSPIAVYTSGKGSSAAGLTASVIKDPSTRNFVMEGGAMVLADGGVVCIDEFDKMREDDRVAIHEAMEQQTISIAKAGITTTLNSRCSVLAAANSVYGRWDDTKGAQNIDFMPTILSRFDMIFIVKDQHDQARDITLAKHVMGVHMTAQTAKQTATEGEINLQTLKKYIAYARNKCGPRLSASACEKLKNRYVLMRAGAHSHEMETEKKTSIPITVRQLEAIVRISESLAKMRLAPFAGEAEVDEALRLFQVSTLDAATTGNLAGVEGFTSDADHEMLNRIEKQIKRRFVIGSQVSEYAIVQDFTKQKYPERAIYKVLQLMIKRGEIQHRMQRKMMFRVK